In Algihabitans albus, the following are encoded in one genomic region:
- a CDS encoding MurR/RpiR family transcriptional regulator — MGASVRERLLERLGTASKADKAIANFMLSQLANLPFETAASLAAKVEVSEPTVGRFCRTLGYKSFKDLKEHLKQDIGEKPWLISDRLRDLRDRTKAGEDQLARGLELEIAALVAIYELARTPEWERVVKRLAIRPIVHAAGFQTERGMAQIFVNQLQYLRDGVRLLDLAGGNFAEILASDPDQSCLVIFEARRYSRLAEQLAIETKQAGIPTTLVTDPFCDWGRDLVDEMFVVPTEFNQFWDSAAQMASLANLLVNGVFMELGPKVEARMEKIARLYSDFTGYVGDPPRKPGRLTD, encoded by the coding sequence ATGGGCGCATCGGTTCGCGAGCGACTGCTGGAACGCCTCGGGACGGCGTCGAAAGCCGACAAGGCGATTGCCAACTTCATGCTTTCGCAGCTCGCAAACCTGCCCTTTGAGACGGCTGCCAGTCTCGCCGCCAAAGTCGAAGTGAGCGAGCCCACCGTGGGCCGCTTCTGCCGTACCCTCGGCTACAAGAGCTTCAAGGACCTGAAGGAGCATCTGAAGCAGGACATCGGCGAGAAGCCCTGGCTGATCAGCGATCGCCTGCGTGACCTGCGCGACCGGACCAAGGCAGGTGAAGATCAGCTCGCGCGGGGATTGGAGCTGGAGATCGCTGCGCTAGTCGCGATCTATGAACTTGCGCGCACTCCCGAGTGGGAGCGCGTCGTCAAACGTCTCGCGATCCGCCCGATCGTCCACGCCGCCGGGTTTCAGACCGAACGCGGAATGGCACAGATCTTCGTCAATCAATTGCAATATCTGCGCGATGGCGTACGGCTTCTCGATCTTGCCGGCGGCAACTTCGCCGAAATTCTGGCTTCCGATCCTGATCAGTCGTGCCTCGTGATCTTCGAGGCGCGCCGCTACTCGCGGCTGGCCGAGCAATTGGCCATCGAGACCAAGCAAGCCGGTATTCCGACCACCCTCGTCACCGATCCCTTCTGCGACTGGGGCCGCGATCTGGTCGACGAAATGTTCGTGGTGCCGACGGAGTTCAATCAGTTCTGGGACTCCGCTGCGCAGATGGCCAGCCTCGCAAATCTCCTGGTCAACGGGGTCTTCATGGAGCTCGGCCCGAAGGTCGAAGCAAGGATGGAGAAGATTGCCCGGCTCTATAGCGACTTCACCGGATACGTCGGCGACCCACCGCGAAAACCGGGGAGACTCACAGACTGA
- a CDS encoding ABC transporter permease, translated as MAGLTAVATALRSPRGAVSASVLLLVIACALFAPLIAPYAYDIQNLPGSNSGPNWANWMGTDEFGRDLLSRIVYGARTSLTVAVSSIGISVVVGMTLGSLAGYFGGAFDRAVTAVVDLTWSFPEILIALILIAIIGPGLQSTMVAISIAYLAQFTRLTRAQIMALKNETYVEATASLGAGHAHIIFRHLLPNALTPVIVAGMLATGDAIILEATLGFFGLGAQPPTPSWGAMMSSGTAQIFIAPWIIIFPGLAIAITVIAINLFGDALIEAMDIRSRLRSN; from the coding sequence ATGGCTGGATTGACCGCCGTCGCGACGGCGCTTCGTTCTCCGCGCGGGGCCGTTTCCGCCTCGGTCTTGCTGCTGGTGATCGCCTGTGCGCTCTTTGCGCCGCTGATCGCGCCCTACGCCTACGACATCCAGAACCTGCCGGGCTCCAACAGCGGGCCGAATTGGGCGAACTGGATGGGGACGGACGAATTCGGCCGAGATCTGCTCTCGCGCATCGTCTACGGTGCGCGTACGTCACTGACCGTAGCGGTCAGTTCGATTGGCATTTCCGTCGTCGTGGGCATGACTCTCGGCTCGTTGGCCGGATACTTCGGCGGTGCGTTCGACCGGGCGGTGACGGCCGTGGTGGACCTGACCTGGTCGTTTCCCGAGATTTTGATCGCATTGATCCTGATCGCCATCATCGGTCCCGGCCTGCAAAGCACGATGGTTGCCATCAGCATCGCCTACTTGGCGCAGTTCACCCGACTCACGCGTGCGCAGATCATGGCGCTGAAGAACGAGACCTATGTCGAGGCAACCGCCAGTCTGGGAGCCGGTCATGCACACATCATCTTCCGCCACCTTCTGCCGAACGCGCTGACACCGGTCATCGTGGCCGGCATGCTGGCGACCGGTGACGCCATCATCCTCGAAGCCACGCTCGGCTTCTTCGGTCTGGGTGCGCAACCACCAACTCCAAGCTGGGGCGCGATGATGTCGAGTGGAACGGCGCAGATCTTCATCGCGCCCTGGATCATCATCTTCCCCGGCTTGGCCATCGCCATCACCGTGATAGCAATCAACCTCTTCGGCGATGCGCTGATTGAAGCGATGGATATCCGGAGCCGGCTTAGGAGCAATTGA
- a CDS encoding ABC transporter ATP-binding protein: MPLLSVHEVSVSIGELDPIEGVSFDIDKGEILGLVGESGSGKSLTAMSVMGLLPRIGGTIVKGSIVFDGTQLVGLREADLRRLRGRRIALISQNPMTSLDPIIRIGAQIDQVSTLHLGLDAPAAKARSIDLISQLRIPEPEAIHGAYPHQLSGGMKQRIVIAMALAAGPDLIIADEPTTALDVTIQAQIIQIMVELVRDRGLALLLITHDMGVVAQACDRVVVLYAGRVAETNTVDAIFTDPKHPYTRELIGCIPRQGQASGSLKGIHGAVPSILDYPAGCRFNPRCLLAEDLCRTAVPPLERKTSGLAACHLSEA, translated from the coding sequence ATGCCGCTACTCTCAGTGCACGAAGTTTCGGTCTCCATTGGCGAACTCGACCCGATCGAGGGCGTATCCTTCGATATCGACAAAGGCGAAATCCTGGGTCTCGTCGGGGAGTCCGGCTCCGGGAAGTCCTTGACGGCAATGTCCGTCATGGGGCTCTTGCCCCGTATAGGTGGCACGATCGTCAAGGGGTCGATCGTCTTCGACGGAACCCAACTCGTCGGCCTGCGCGAAGCCGACCTTCGGCGTCTGCGCGGCCGCCGTATCGCTCTGATCAGCCAGAACCCGATGACCTCGCTCGACCCCATCATCCGAATCGGGGCGCAGATCGACCAGGTGTCCACACTCCATCTGGGTCTCGATGCCCCAGCAGCGAAAGCGCGCAGCATCGATCTGATCAGCCAGTTGCGGATCCCGGAGCCGGAGGCGATTCATGGCGCCTATCCCCATCAGCTTTCGGGCGGCATGAAGCAAAGAATTGTCATAGCCATGGCGCTGGCCGCCGGACCCGATCTGATTATCGCCGATGAGCCGACAACCGCGCTCGACGTGACCATTCAAGCCCAGATCATCCAGATCATGGTCGAACTGGTGCGCGACCGAGGGCTGGCGCTGCTGTTGATCACCCACGACATGGGTGTCGTGGCGCAGGCTTGCGACCGGGTTGTCGTGCTCTACGCCGGCCGTGTCGCCGAGACGAATACGGTCGATGCGATCTTCACCGATCCCAAACACCCCTATACCCGCGAGCTGATCGGCTGCATTCCTCGGCAAGGACAGGCGTCCGGCAGTCTCAAGGGCATCCACGGTGCCGTTCCAAGCATTCTCGACTATCCGGCGGGCTGCCGCTTCAACCCGCGTTGCCTACTGGCAGAAGACCTTTGCCGCACGGCGGTTCCACCGCTGGAACGGAAGACATCAGGTCTTGCCGCCTGCCACCTGAGCGAGGCTTGA
- a CDS encoding ABC transporter substrate-binding protein: MRFTTQSLLLAGSMLVSTGLVALPSAVHGQEATFVMSAANVGTPSYDPINSTKVNDAITLIFDRMVIQDADQSFHGQLATEWESTPDGMSWTFKLRPGVTFHDGEPFNAETIVWWIPQFAGTENAFMTEAIERIEVIDDLTVRFVMKNPDPNLLSNMSTGFMGIPSPKAFEAMGDDFGVTGAVGSGPYKLEDFTVGQETVLVANEDYAWASALSENQGPAKIKTLTIREIAEDSTAFLELRTGGVDMLLSVPTDFLPQLEAEETVEVGTLPGTGLFYIPMNTTVAPFTDIKVREATALSINQQEILDNLFGGVGSVANTFLIDSLLSAKVDPDLKISYDPDRSNELLDEAGWTLGSGGIREKDGEKLQVALWTQNGTEFKRVTEVVQAQLKAVGIGADITVFDSATINDQYRKGAEHQLAVRSYSWANADIIDWFFSASRLGYPNVSMWNDPKAEALNEAAMKQSRTWEERVANFTAYHEYVLSQFVFAPIYQPVQIYAYNKDTLSLPESVRGTRLQSQTVVDIAVQ, encoded by the coding sequence ATGCGCTTCACGACCCAATCACTCCTGCTTGCAGGCTCGATGCTGGTTTCGACCGGCCTCGTCGCGCTTCCGTCCGCTGTCCATGGGCAGGAAGCCACTTTCGTCATGTCAGCCGCCAACGTTGGCACACCAAGCTACGACCCGATCAACAGTACGAAGGTGAACGACGCCATCACCTTGATCTTCGATCGGATGGTGATCCAAGACGCGGACCAGAGCTTTCACGGTCAGCTTGCCACTGAATGGGAATCGACGCCCGACGGCATGTCCTGGACCTTCAAGCTGCGTCCAGGCGTGACCTTCCATGATGGCGAACCTTTCAATGCCGAGACGATCGTCTGGTGGATCCCGCAATTCGCCGGCACCGAAAACGCCTTCATGACGGAGGCGATCGAACGGATCGAAGTGATCGACGATCTGACCGTCCGTTTCGTGATGAAGAACCCGGATCCCAATCTCCTGTCCAACATGTCGACCGGTTTCATGGGCATCCCCTCGCCAAAAGCGTTCGAGGCCATGGGTGACGATTTCGGCGTTACGGGCGCGGTCGGCTCGGGCCCCTACAAACTCGAAGACTTCACCGTCGGCCAGGAAACGGTCCTGGTCGCCAACGAAGACTATGCCTGGGCGTCCGCTCTTTCGGAAAACCAGGGGCCGGCCAAGATAAAGACCCTGACCATCCGCGAAATCGCCGAGGACTCAACAGCGTTTCTGGAACTGAGAACCGGCGGTGTCGACATGCTCCTCAGCGTTCCCACCGACTTCCTGCCGCAGCTCGAAGCCGAAGAAACGGTTGAGGTCGGCACCTTGCCCGGCACCGGTCTCTTTTACATTCCCATGAATACGACCGTCGCTCCTTTCACCGACATCAAGGTCCGCGAGGCAACGGCACTATCGATCAATCAGCAGGAGATTCTCGACAATCTCTTTGGCGGAGTCGGCTCGGTCGCCAACACGTTCCTGATCGACTCGCTGCTGTCGGCGAAGGTCGATCCCGATCTCAAGATCTCCTACGACCCGGACCGCTCGAACGAACTGCTCGATGAAGCGGGCTGGACGCTCGGTTCCGGCGGCATCCGCGAGAAGGACGGAGAAAAGCTTCAGGTCGCCCTCTGGACCCAGAACGGTACGGAGTTCAAGCGGGTGACCGAAGTGGTACAGGCCCAGTTGAAAGCCGTTGGAATCGGCGCCGACATCACCGTCTTCGACAGCGCGACGATCAACGATCAGTACCGCAAGGGGGCCGAGCATCAGCTCGCCGTTCGCTCCTATTCCTGGGCAAATGCCGACATCATCGACTGGTTCTTCAGCGCCAGTCGGCTGGGCTATCCCAACGTTTCCATGTGGAACGATCCCAAAGCGGAAGCCCTGAACGAAGCGGCCATGAAGCAATCGCGCACCTGGGAAGAAAGGGTCGCGAACTTCACGGCCTATCATGAATACGTACTGTCGCAGTTCGTCTTCGCACCGATCTACCAGCCGGTTCAGATCTATGCCTACAACAAGGACACCCTGAGCCTGCCGGAAAGCGTGCGTGGCACACGGCTACAAAGTCAGACAGTGGTCGATATCGCGGTCCAGTAA
- a CDS encoding ABC transporter permease yields the protein MISFFLRRLLLLIPVFLAVSLVIFMIVHLVPGDPIDNLVQINSTAEQKAALAAKYGLDKPLYQQYGIWLGKALSGDLGEAIILRRPVADLIAQNLPHSLALGGLALLFSTVVGIAAGALAAIYKNSWIDRTTMTVILLGSTVPGFWLGLLLIMLFAVQLGWFPVSGARSWDALVLPVLTIGLGGVALVARVTRVAMMETARQDFVMMLHAKGVPPWRIELRHVLRHALMPVVTILSLRIGWILGGAVTVEFVFARPGLGSLLITSLNQRDYPVVQGALLMLAIAVMLGTLLGDVMQAAMDPRVRERIK from the coding sequence ATGATCAGCTTCTTCCTCAGGCGGCTTCTGCTGCTCATTCCGGTCTTCCTCGCCGTGTCGCTCGTGATCTTCATGATCGTGCACCTGGTGCCTGGGGACCCGATCGACAATCTGGTACAGATCAACTCGACCGCGGAGCAGAAGGCCGCCCTGGCGGCGAAGTACGGACTCGACAAGCCGCTTTATCAGCAATACGGAATCTGGCTCGGCAAGGCGCTGAGCGGCGATCTCGGCGAAGCGATCATCCTGCGTCGTCCGGTCGCCGACCTGATCGCGCAAAATCTGCCGCATTCCCTGGCCCTCGGCGGGCTGGCGCTGTTGTTCTCGACCGTCGTGGGGATTGCGGCGGGTGCCTTGGCGGCGATCTACAAGAATAGCTGGATCGACCGGACCACGATGACCGTGATCCTGCTCGGCTCTACCGTACCCGGCTTCTGGTTGGGTCTCCTGCTGATCATGCTGTTCGCCGTCCAGCTCGGCTGGTTCCCGGTTTCAGGCGCACGAAGTTGGGATGCGCTGGTGTTGCCGGTCCTCACGATCGGGCTTGGCGGCGTGGCGTTGGTGGCGCGCGTCACGCGGGTCGCGATGATGGAGACGGCCCGCCAAGACTTCGTGATGATGCTCCATGCCAAGGGCGTACCCCCTTGGCGGATTGAGCTGCGCCACGTGCTGCGTCACGCGCTCATGCCCGTCGTCACCATCCTCAGTCTGCGGATCGGTTGGATTCTGGGTGGCGCCGTGACGGTTGAATTCGTTTTTGCCCGACCGGGACTCGGCTCTCTCCTGATCACCTCGCTCAATCAGCGCGACTATCCGGTGGTGCAGGGCGCTCTTCTGATGCTCGCCATCGCCGTGATGCTCGGCACGCTGCTGGGCGACGTGATGCAAGCGGCAATGGATCCGCGCGTCCGTGAAAGGATCAAGTGA